The proteins below are encoded in one region of Apium graveolens cultivar Ventura chromosome 4, ASM990537v1, whole genome shotgun sequence:
- the LOC141716856 gene encoding patatin-like protein 1: MEVASERDGNIGSTRSSGLGERITVLSIDGGGIRGIIPGTILSFLESKLQELDGEDARLADYFDVIAGTSTGSLIAAMLAAPNVERRPLFQAKDVVPFYRAHGPRIFPQSYWSLRIMKILKAINGPKYDGKYKRKTIRNLLADTRLSQTLTRVVIPTFDINLLQPIVFSTSEAAADASMNPLLSDVCISSASAPTYFPPYYFKTQDLQGNHDKEFHLIDGGIAANNPTLLAMKPTGMAFNDSPAYRTPADPLQYGKYLVLSLGTGTSKTEKKYSAKMAAKWGVLGWLYSHGNSPLVDAFTYASGDMVDLHMSLIFRSIKREDNYLRIQDDSLKGHTASTDKATSKNMEDLVEIGQSLLTKPLSRMNLNNGIQEPVENGGTNQEALIRLANLLSQEKRLRQQRSQNLKDLP; this comes from the exons ATGGAAGTAGCTAGTGAACGTGATGGAAATATAGGTAGTACTAGATCATCTGGTTTAGGAGAAAGAATAACTGTTCTAAGCATAGACGGGGGAGGCATAAGAGGCATTATTCCAGGGACCATCTTAAGCTTCCTCGAATCCAAATTACAA GAATTGGATGGAGAAGATGCAAGACTTGCAGATTATTTTGATGTAATAGCAGGAACTAGTACAGGAAGTTTGATAGCAGCAATGTTAGCTGCTCCCAACGTCGAAAGGCGTCCTCTTTTTCAAGCAAAAGACGTCGTCCCATTCTACCGAGCTCATGGCCCCCGTATATTTCCCCAATCCTA CTGGTCTTTGCGAATAATGAAAATTTTGAAAGCTATCAACGGGCCAAAGTACGATGGGAAGTACAAAAGGAAGACAATAAGGAATTTACTAGCAGATACAAGGCTCAGCCAAACACTAACCCGTGTTGTTATTCCTACATTTGACATCAATTTACTTCAACCAATAGTTTTCTCAACCTCTGAG GCAGCTGCAGATGCATCTATGAACCCTTTGTTATCAGATGTATGTATTAGCAGTGCCTCAGCTCCAACTTACTTTCCACCTTACTATTTCAAAACTCAAGACCTGCAAGGAAATCATGACAAAGAATTCCATCTTATTGATGGAGGAATTGCTGCAAATAACCCT ACACTTTTAGCGATGAAGCCAACAGGGATGGCGTTTAATGACAGTCCTGCATATCGAACTCCAGCAGACCCTTTACAATATGGAAAATACTTGGTGCTTTCGCTGGGAACGGGAACTTCGAAAACAGAGAAAAAATACAGTGCCAAAATGGCAGCAAAGTGGGGTGTTCTTGGCTGGCTTTATAGCCACGGGAATTCTCCTCTGGTTGATGCATTTACTTATGCTAGCGGGGATATGGTTGACCTTCACATGTCCCTAATTTTCAGATCTATCAAACGAGAAGATAATTATCTTCGCATCCAG GATGACTCATTGAAAGGACACACAGCATCAACTGACAAGGCAACAAGCAAGAATATGGAGGACCTTGTCGAAATCGGTCAAAGCTTGTTGACCAAACCTCTGTCAAGGATGAACCTCAATAATGGGATACAAGAACCAGTGGAAAATGGAGGCACTAATCAGGAAGCTCTGATAAG ATTGGCGAATTTGCTCTCTCAGGAGAAGAGATTGCGTCAACAAAGATCCCAAAATCTTAAAGATCTCCCATGA